A single region of the Candidatus Cetobacterium colombiensis genome encodes:
- a CDS encoding ribbon-helix-helix domain-containing protein: MKTTTQNLFKPIVSIRIPKKLLQKIDEKAKEKNTTRSFIINQMLKQCTDR; this comes from the coding sequence ATGAAAACAACAACTCAAAACCTATTTAAACCCATTGTAAGCATTAGAATTCCAAAAAAACTCCTACAGAAAATAGATGAAAAAGCCAAAGAAAAAAATACTACAAGATCATTTATTATAAATCAAATGTTAAAACAATGTACAGACCGATAA